Sequence from the Molothrus ater isolate BHLD 08-10-18 breed brown headed cowbird chromosome 13, BPBGC_Mater_1.1, whole genome shotgun sequence genome:
TGCATCCTAGAGCAAGCAGAGCATTGGCAGCAGTGTGACAAAGCCATGATGAGGACAGCTCACTGGCAGCACCATCTTGAGACCAACCACAGTCCCATTACAGAGTAACACCcaccagccccagagcacaccAGTGTGTCAGGGGGGATGCTGGCACTGctcaccccagcacagccccccagAGCACACCAGTGTGTCAGGGGGGATGCTGGCACTGTtcacccagcacaggcagctctcaCCTTCACGTCGTTGTCAAACACCTCCTGCCATACAATATAACCTTTGCCAAGGGAAGAGACGATGTCCAGAAGCCTAGAGTGGGAAAAGTACCAAGGTTTGGGTGATCTCACTGATTCCCTTTTTGGTGGTTACATACAGGCTAAGGAGTAGCACAGATATTCCCAACACCCTCAGCAGGATGTGGAGGTGCTTCtgaaggaggagagaaagagcACAGCCCCTTATGGGGCTTCTTTCTcctcagccccaggaggggctttTTTGTGGTCAATCTCCCACTCAAATGTTCCCTTTTGGGCTCAGGGAGACATGACCAACAGGGAAGCTCCTGGAAAGGACAtctggtgtccccaggacagAAGACATTTGAGCTGGTGacacagtgcagcagcaggcCCTGGATGCCCTGTCCTTACCTCTGGATGTAGAAAGACTCTAATTTTTTGTAATCTTCACCAAGGCCCATCTCAACCATGAAAGCACGGATTTCTGGATTGGATTTCCTGTGcaccagagagaagaaataaaaccattGTAACCTGAGCTCTGCAGTAAGGTCAAGGCATGGTCAAGTCCCTCCCACAACAGTCCAAGGCTTGCCCAGGTattccagagctgtggctggaccagcaccagcaccagcagctccctaCATTCAGCATCACCATGAGCACAGAAATCTCAAAAATCCCAAGCACCACCACTACCCCTGgcctgggagagcaggacacCAAAGCTCATGATCAAGAAGCCACAGGCTGGGACTCCAATCCCAAATACTTGCCCCCAGCCCCCATCCAGACTGATCTCAAACTCACCAGCACGTGAAATCTACCTCATCACCACCAAGGTGGAGAAAGAAGTCTGGGAACACAGTGCTGACCTCTTGGAACAACCTGGTCACAAACTGGTAGGTGCTGTTAACAATGGGGTTGATGGGCCCATAGACTCCAGAAGGAGCCTTGCCCATATAGCAGGGAGTCAGGAGGCCTGGAGCACCTGATGATAACAAATGCAAGATGGTGAGGAAGGGGCAATTCCCTCTACAGTTCCCCTCAGCACAACTTAGGGCCTGTCAGGGGACAAGGAAGGAGGGACAGCCACAGTTCCAGCTGTgaccacacacacagagaatttTAACATGGGCCCTGGCATTtggaggcagggaaagaagagaaaaaaccaaTGGAATGTTTTCCTGGAGCTTCTTGCACTTTTAGACATAGGAGACACAGTCCCTGGAGTAGAAAGCAGTGTGTCAGGACTGgacacagctgagcagagcaaggAAGCTTGGCCAGCTGTACCCTCAGTTACACAAGAACCTTGCAATAAGCCATAGTGTTAGTTTTGACAGAGCAGATGCTCCCACAAAAAATTACCCAGCTTGGACCcaagaaaacatggaaatgtGGAAATGTTTCCCTTTGAATTTTGCTCTTGAAGTTGGATCACTGGGCCCCACATCCCCCAAATAATGGTTTGCTCCTCATCAAAGCCAGCCTGTGGGACACTGCTGCTCACACCCAGCTTTTAGGGTCCAGATTGCAGCACCCATTCCTGCCCCTGGGACAGCTCCAAGtctcctcagagcagcagcagcaggcagggtgtgCTCCTCACCTGGCCCCCAGGAGAGGGTGTGGCCGGGGGTGTCGAACTCGGCGATGACTCTGATGCCGCGCAGCCGGGCGTACTCGATCACGCTGCGCACGTCACTGGCTGTGTACACGTGGGTCATGGCATTGAAGGCTCCCTGGGACACAGGAAAGCTCAGTGCCTTgctcaggagcagaggcagggatCTGCTCACCTGAGCTGGGCTTTACATGGTGATCATTACCTGcttgctgagctctgggaatgTGGAACTCTCATAGGGGAAAGATGGGTCATCCACAATGTGCCAGTGAAAGACATTGAACTTGTTGTAAGCCATGACGTCCTGGGAAGGAACAGGACAAAGATGAAACATGTCCCATCCCTTCTGAAAGGTCACCCAGCTTGCCACAGATAGAGAACAAGGTCCTCCAGCTCCAGAAGGACAAGGCAGAGTCTCCCTAGATGCTCCCCAGGATCCAAGAGGGATTCAGACACCTCTCTCCAAACACAAAAGTTGCACAGGGCCAGGAATACTTCTGCTTAGTAAAATCCCTGTTCTCCCTGTAACTGAGCCACTGGTGGAGATCTGGAAGTTTAATTCTGCTTGGGATGAGCATAGAACCACCACCCACCTTTGCCAGTGTTTTCCCTTCCCTTAGAAACAACTCAGCCCTGAAGACTAACCTGGACTGCAGGGATCCAAAATACCTCAGGGTGTTCTTTTtaacaaaggcagctgagaAATCACCCAAACAAGGGAGCTCAGTTGTCACAGGGGAAGGGACACCCAATTAAACCATCTCATTTCCCAGCATGGGTGTCCTACCAGAGTTTCCAGGATAGCTTTCATTTCCCAGCATGGGTGTCCTACCAGAGTTTCCAGGATAGCTTTCAGAGGCAGGTAGTGTCGAGAGGTGTCCAGCAACAGTCCCCGGtgagggaagcggggaaagtCCACGATTTCTGTCTCATTGATGTAGTACTGCACACAGAAGACACGAGGAAGATGTGAGCAGGATGTTGGACAAATGGCCATTAGCAAGAGACATTGAGGGtcaccactgtccccagggtTGGCAGGACAGAGGTGCTCTCACTGCCCAGAGTGCAAAGTGTCCAGAAAGAGCTGCAGCACTTCTTTACGCACTCAGAAGGCAGGGATCTGGCTGGATCCATGAATTTCCACCTGGCCCTTGGCAAGGCTGTGCCCACTCATTCCAAGCATCCCAGCAACTCTCAGCCTGTGCCCATGGAGGCTGGGGCACTATGGGGagctgcctgcccccaggggaTGAGGCTAGGACTCACCGTGCCATTCTCATCTCTCCCAACAAGCTGGCTGAATGTTTCCAGGCCTGCAGGAAAACACACAGCCCCTTTCTCAGCACAGACACCCCCAAAGGAGCAGAGCTCAATTAACAAAGTCTATGGAAAGAGGGAGGCACTGGAGACATCCCCACAGGCCCGAGGCAGGGAGAGTGGGAATGCCCTGTGGGAAGCACAGCTCACCTCGGAGAGCTCCCCAGATGGtctctgctgagagcagcatgGAGCCTTTGGAGACAGACAGCTTATCTGAAAAACAGCATCAGAGGGATGGCCCACACTGCCACaacagcactgggcagggctcaggtaCAGAACTGCACCCCAGACCCCAGAGAACTGAATTTTGGttctttcttcctgttttaaTCCTCTCTCCACTGTTTTATCAGCACTCTCAGGttcttcctgccctgccccagcgtCTCAAGAGCAGGGAATTGGTGACCTCCCCAAATCCAAGGGTAACTGCACAGTGCTACTTCCCAGTGACAGGCACAGAAACAGCCACGTTCCCTCTCACTCCCAACCCTGTCACTTACAGCTTTCATTGGAGTCCAGGCTGGGAAACCCATCACAGCCTGGAGTGGAAACATAGACAAGAAGCTTGGTGCAGGGTGTTTCCCAGGATGGCTCATTCTCTGCAAAGGACACAAACCATGCACATCAACCCCATCCCAGCTCTTCTCCCTGCTTCCAAGCCCACCACcatcctcccagcccagctaGGGATGGAGGCAGAAACAGGCACCCcttcctgcaccccaaaacaaacaccacGGTGTTCAGCAGGGGTTAATTTCAACACAGCCAAACAGGAGAACATGAGCTGATCCCAACCTGTGAGGAAGCCCACAAGGAAGCTTAAAGGAGCACACAAGAGAGGAGAAACATCGGAATATGGACTagcagcagcccctgaggcTTCCTGGACACCAGCCCTGGCTCTTACACTACAGCCATGGCTAGTGAAAGCTTCTCTAAGAGGGTGAAGAGCTTCTTGTTTCCAAgatttcccagcactgcaaaaaACTACAAGCCCAAGAGCTCTGCTCTACCCAAACTTCTTGGAAAAGGgcaaagaaaatctttaaaaaaggGTGGAGAATGAATCTGTTAAACTGGGCTGAGTTAGAGGCAATCAAAAGGTCTCAGCCAGCTCAGAAAAGCTCCCAATTGACTTCaccttctgcagagcaggatcCAGGTGTAGCAGCCAGAGAAACGAGTCCAGTCACATTGAGACCTCAAGTAGGAGCTCTGGGCACACTTCCCTAACTGAAGAGCACTTCCAAGGATGCACAAGCCTGAATTCCCACTTGAGTCACTCCCCCATTCCAAAGGGATGCTCAGCCTTCATTGGGGTGCAATGGACTTAAAGCAGTCAGTTGCCAGAAGGAGCATGGGGTAGCAGGGTGGGACCCTGCTCATCCCAGACAAGGTCCATACCTACAccccacagcattcccaggaatAGCCAATGCTCAATGTGGTCACTAAAAATAAAGAGCTTGGCTTTGAATAAGCCAAGAGTATCAAGAAGTTTCCAGAGAgactgtggcactgccagcatttcagaaaaatgcagagagCCCCTGCTCCACAGCTCACAGGAGCTGACAGAAATCCCGATTTCTCCATGAAGGGATGACGAAACCTCTGcggagagaaggaaaacagcttGAAGCCAGCCCTGTTTTGAGCTTTCCTCTCGGTTGCAGACAAGCTGGTAGCCAAGGCAACCTCACAGATGtgcaagcagcacagcaagaCCTGCTCCCTCCGCTCGGGAAGGCGGCAGTTCACCGGGAACAGCCGCTCTCAGGCCTGGGAGCACTCATTCTGCTGAGGAGCCTCGACAGAATTGGTCCCACCATCACACGCCGTGTTTGAACCTGCTGGGTGAGGTGCTTCCCAACCCAAACACAGCCCCCTAGGCCAAGGTGCAGCCAGGCACCACCACCAACCACACCTGCAAGGCAGCGCAGCCAGAAAATGGTTTCTGCCATTTATTTCCTCTATTAATACAAATGATTTCCTTTCATCCAAGGTTTCCACTGCCTGTTCTTACTAACCACCCATgcggaaaaaaaaaagaccaaaaaaaaaaccgaaggaaaagaggggaaaaaaggccttaaaataatttgtgtagCTTGAACATCAGAAAGCAGGGCATATGGAAAGTGATGAGTGTGAGCTGGATCTTGTGATCGCAGTGTTGGTCCAAGTGATTTGATGGTCACATTTCCCCTCTGAGTGGAACAGGAGAGCGTGAATAATTAGATCAGCTGTTTTTAGTTCCTAGCAGCAAAAGAGAACCAAGAGGAGCCTTTTTGGCTCTCaaatcaaaatttatttctacTTCTACTCACAAGagttgaagaaataaaataagccAAAGGGTTCTCTGTTTCAAACCTGCTTTTTTCAAAGTATGATGTACTCAAGACAAAGCCAAGCAGCTTCCAATACTGCCACCCTTCTCTGCTTTGATCAGCAGCGACAGAGTTCACACTGACATTTAAAACACTCGGGAGCAGAGTTACTAGCTCTTTTTGATGAATGAAGTGCTTCATACTCCCTGCATATAGCActtcaggctgcagcagacccACGCAGCTACTGAGCGTCCCTGCACGTCGGCTCCACAGCCAAGAGAtttcctgcagctcatcccaggCAAGCAATGGGTGCTGTCATGAAGAAGTCTGGGTTCAAGAAACCTTTAGAGCCTGTCCCACAGCAAATCCAGACTCTCAAAGCTTTTGCCTTTCCTCATCTTACCCTACAATTTCAGGATGAATCCAGGAGCTAATCCCTCCCTGGCAGAAAAGCCACGCTGCCTCAGGACTTTTAGCAGCTCCACTTTGGCAGAGGTGTCCTGTGGCACAAGTATGTACTTGGAAGAACACACACAAAGCAGAAGTCTTTCCTCCAGGTGAGACCTCACACAGGCCACCGAGAGCTGCTAACAGCCAAGACTGAGCAGTAACCCTGAAGCAGGAATGGCTGCAAGAGtgggagcagctctccctgcagccacaaGAGAAGGAAGTGAAATGAAGCAATGGAGAGATTAACACTACCTGGAGgaagcaaaaaatgaaatagagAAAACTCTTGATAGCGAGAGCCGAAATCTTGGCAGAAGGACAACTAGTGCTGTGCCAAACTCGATTAGATTCCTTCCACACGTGCCATAGGCACTGCTCTCCAAATCCCAACCCATCGCTGCCCTTGCCACCAGACTCCATCCAAACCACAACTCCCACCCCACCTGCCGCCGCAGAACTGAGGGGAGGCAGACGGCCACCAAACCCCGCGGTCTGACCCCAGAATTAGCGAGGGTGTCGGGGGGCTGTTTAAGCTCAAAGCCACGGAGAAGAAGGGTCAGCGCCCGCCGCGGCCCTCACCGGTGGGACGGCCGAAGAGCAGCGGCCAGTACCGCTGGAAGGCGGCGTCCAGCACGGCGCAGCCCGGCCCCACGGCCGAGCCGTCCGCCACGGCGAAGCGGAACCCGCGGGCGAGCACCGGGCAGCGGCCGCCGCCGGGCGGGAAGCTCTGGGCCTGGGGCTGCGGCCACACGgcccccgccgggcccggcagcagcaggggcgggagcagcagcagccggaGCAGCGACAGCTgcagcgcccgcgccgccgccatGTCGCGCCCGAGCCTGAGGGAGGCGGCACCGCCCGACAGCGGGGGGCCGGGCGGCCGCGAAATGGCAGCTCGGGCCCGCCCTCACGGCGTTCCCCCCGCTGGCCCACAGCCTCCCCCGGCAGTccacccttccctccttctcttGTAATAAGGTATGGaagcccctgcagctccccaccGAAAATCATTTCTGTCCCAGCCTTCAGGCTTTACagccccccccaccccagccatgATTACTGCCGCCAGGGAGCTTCAGCAGCC
This genomic interval carries:
- the HEXA gene encoding beta-hexosaminidase subunit alpha isoform X1, which translates into the protein MAAARALQLSLLRLLLLPPLLLPGPAGAVWPQPQAQSFPPGGGRCPVLARGFRFAVADGSAVGPGCAVLDAAFQRYWPLLFGRPTENEPSWETPCTKLLVYVSTPGCDGFPSLDSNESYKLSVSKGSMLLSAETIWGALRGLETFSQLVGRDENGTYYINETEIVDFPRFPHRGLLLDTSRHYLPLKAILETLDVMAYNKFNVFHWHIVDDPSFPYESSTFPELSKQGAFNAMTHVYTASDVRSVIEYARLRGIRVIAEFDTPGHTLSWGPGAPGLLTPCYMGKAPSGVYGPINPIVNSTYQFVTRLFQEVSTVFPDFFLHLGGDEVDFTCWKSNPEIRAFMVEMGLGEDYKKLESFYIQRLLDIVSSLGKGYIVWQEVFDNDVKLRPDTIIHVWKENNLQYLNEIANVTRSGYRALLSAPWYLNRISYGQDWIEAYKVEPLMFEGSPEQKALVIGGEACMWGEYVDVTNLTPRLWPRAGAVAERLWSNETVGNVQDAYARLAEFRCTLLGRGVQAQPLYVGYCEHEFGGV
- the HEXA gene encoding beta-hexosaminidase subunit alpha isoform X2, which encodes MAYNKFNVFHWHIVDDPSFPYESSTFPELSKQGAFNAMTHVYTASDVRSVIEYARLRGIRVIAEFDTPGHTLSWGPGAPGLLTPCYMGKAPSGVYGPINPIVNSTYQFVTRLFQEVSTVFPDFFLHLGGDEVDFTCWKSNPEIRAFMVEMGLGEDYKKLESFYIQRLLDIVSSLGKGYIVWQEVFDNDVKLRPDTIIHVWKENNLQYLNEIANVTRSGYRALLSAPWYLNRISYGQDWIEAYKVEPLMFEGSPEQKALVIGGEACMWGEYVDVTNLTPRLWPRAGAVAERLWSNETVGNVQDAYARLAEFRCTLLGRGVQAQPLYVGYCEHEFGGV